The DNA region tatttttttaaacacaaaaacacacaatataaaaCAGTACTGAAAGTAAAACAAGACTATAATCCCCCCACCCCATCCTGGAACACAGGGTACCACTCCTCTGTAATacgttaaaaaataaaataataataataataataataaaataaagtaacttctttgattttctcttctatgTAGTATCCAGTAAAGTTTGAAGTTTAGCTAAATACAATAATACTGGATCCCAGATGCTGTGAAATTTGTTCCTAGACCCTCTCAGTGAATATTTAATCTTTTCCAGTTGTATGAAGTGCAATAAGTCACTCAGGCACAGGGACGCCTTGAGTGGGCTCGATGACTTCCAATGCAGTAGTATTCTTCTGTGTGCAAGCAGTGTTGTGAAAGCAATAACATCTTTATGTCTTCTCCTCAATGTGCAGTTGTCTTTATCTGTAATACCAAATATAGCTGCAGAGGctagctgcttttattttgaaacaaaagaCGCATCTTGAAGTAGACCGAAGGTTaagacattaacttaaccacagaaaaaaggATCTTGTTACGGatcaaaaagtaaatgaaagagTTGAAAAGGACAGTAAAAATGGAAGTGTTGGATGTCACACGGTGGATAATGCTTTTGACTTGTCAACTGAGCTATctaggagttttttttaaaaagtgaaatgagttattcagagagcagagatttcattatttttcatcGCTGTGCGCCACAAGGGGACGCTGCTGTCTCTGTGGTTGTTTAGCTACGGGGCACTTAAAGAGACAAAATACCACGTGATCAATGGTATTAaagaaatgaatgcattaattttGGACTTCAATCCCATTTGCGATTAATGCATTAATGATAATGATTAAGTGTGGATCTATAGACCTATTCTATAACACGGTTACCTTCTCGcccatcttctctctctctttctgtcactcaGGTCTTGAAATCCCAGAATTACCGAACGTAACAGTAAGTGGAGTTTCCGTGCATGTGAAGTGGTCCACAGTGAAGGATGCCACAGAGTACACACTGGTGATCGAGGAGGAACAGAATGAGCAGCAGCCGCCGAGAGTGAGATCCGTGGAGGAGGATTTTTACACAGAGACTGACCTAAAGCCCTGGACCACCTATAATGTCAGGCTTAGTGCCAAAAACACCATCAGCCAAAGCAACTACACCAGACCAGTGAGCATAACAACTGGTTCCACCTGATGAATTACTTATAGTCAATTACCACAGATCAAATTAAAGACAGGACACTGGACTCAATAGAAATCCCATCaagctgtttctttgtttcactTCTTCATTTTATCCCCATAAAAATGTTGTTACCAGTTCAATCTTTGAGATATTTagaagtaaaaatgtaaaaaggaagTAATAACAACAAAGAATTCTGAACACATTACTCTGTTTGGGTTTTATTGTACATGCCAGAAATAAATTATGATCAAactgagaaaaaacatttagataTTTATGCATATGGATCTTCATTAGCAATAGTACATACACATCTTAATTATTGTGACTGGTTTTCTAGCAGCTTGTGGCATTATAGCTGTCTATAAAAGTATTTCGAAAATTATATTTATCAAacaaatggttttatttttgagatAGGTTATTAGAATCTCTGGATGATTTTTAAGCTAAAAAGTAGTGAGAAGAGAAATAATTTATCTcgtaatgtttttaaaaccatgcagtatattttctttattatgtaCTATGTGACTTCTCATTTTGTGAGACCTGACagatctttaaaataaacttaaagaatgaaataaaatctattaaaaaaaatatatatacacctgtgtgaaatgtgtgttttttttttgaagttatattttgtgtgccTTTTCTGCTTTATTGGATTGGACAGTCAAAACGAGACAGACAATATcgattcaattcaaaaaactttatttgtccccggggggcaaagacaaacacagagcagtTATAGTGGGCAGAACCGGAAAAACACGTCGAGATGGAGCCGATGTTCAGTCCGCCGCTTCACAGGCAAAGACACCAGTTTGTAATTGATTttgtgaaaagaaacaaatccaaaaagGTAAGTAAACTAAAAGTCAATGGAGACGAGTATGACGTTTATCTGAGCTACTTAAAAAGCGCGCTAAATGACTCCTGTTTATCCAGCTTGTTCCTGTAAGCCACACACTGATAGAGCTAATTCTAGCTGTCTGCACGCTGGTCTTGTTAAACAATATTTATTATTCTTCAACAAGGTTTTGGTTCTTCTACTTTTCCCTCTTTAATTACTTCTTGTACTCAACACTGTGGCTTCATTGGTCTCGTCTCTTCGTGGTAGGTGGTGGACCTCGGCTGCAGTGAGTGCAGCCTTCTCAGAAAACTGAAGTTTCACCGTGAAGTTGAGCTGCTGGTTGGAGTGGACATCGACGGTGCCAAAGTAAAGAAACGCATGTATGTATATCTAAGACTGAGAGGTGTtagtaagaaataaaaaacccCTTTAGTCTCTTTACACATGGCTGAAATGACTCACAATTTTATCCTTGCAGGACTCTATAGACTAGACTGGATACAGTATTAATAACCACTGATTTCTTCTTTCATAACTCATTGCATgcaatttttttctgtttattttttgcaatttaTGTATGCTTTGTATTTAATAGTAATAGTAATTTTTCAACATggcaaaaaaagtgtttctttctgttaGTGTTTTTGATGCATACCATTTATattcagtcaatcaatcaatttttatttgtatagtgtcaactcataacaagtgttatctcgagacactttccaaaaagcaggtaaaaagaccttactcattgttatgttacaaaaagcaggtaaaagaccttactcattgttatgttacaaaaagcaggtaaaagaccttactcattgttatgttacaaaaagcaggtaaaaagaccttactcattgttatgttacaaaaagcaggtaaaaagaccttacttattgttatattacaaagacccggcctatccatcatgagcacttttagcaaagcaacaaaagttacagtggcaagaaaaaactgcctCATTAAAAGGCAGAGATCTTCGACTGGAttcccggctcatgacgaaacagccttcacaggcctagactgcaccgggcttggaaaggggatagggggagagatgggataagatgcaggaagagggatagggagcaaggggggtggggggaggcaggccgtccatcaacaatccggtggtaTTAATTGCAATGGTGAAAAATTTGCTATTGTTTCCATGTGTTTTTGTGAGGTATACCTGCTAACAAGCTTCACTGACCTGTCTTTCATTTGGTTGATGGATAAACAGTTTCTAAGATCAAGTGTGTGTTGTTGATAACTGTGAAACTTGTGTAATACTGTGATGACTGACACTGATTTTGTGCTCTGCTTATATGTTCTTAAAGGCATGACTTAGTTCCTATATCAACTGACTATCTGCAGCCGACTTATGATCAGCTGTGCATTGAGCTGTACCAGGGATCTGTAACGCAGAGTGATTCCCGCCTCAGAGGATTTGATCTAGTGACCAGTATAGAGCTGTaagctttttgtcttttgagtttcagtgtctttgttttctatttaatgGCTACaatgtgattttatttattttttgcagcatAGAGCACCTCACTCTTCCTGATGTGGAGTACTTCTCTGAGGTGGTATTTGGTTACATGACCCCGGTTGCTGTTATTGTCAGCACCCCAAACTCTGAGTTCAATCCCCTTCTCCCTGGACTCAAAGGTTTCAGGCACACTGACCACAAGTTCGAGTGGACTAGAGCAGAGTTCCAGTCCTGGTATGCTAGATTAAGGATTCATTTTCAGGATTTTTAGAGTTTTGTGGAAATCAAAAATTGAGTTTTGAAAAAGATATTTACAACAGGGAATGTTAATGTGTACAATAAACGTTTGAACTGAATATTTAAACGTGACCTTCCTCCTCAGGGCTCTTAAGGTGTCTTTGAAGTATGGCTATGAGGTGGAGTTCACTGGTGTTGGAGAGGCACCGACAGGTCACGATGAGAGAGTCGGCTTCTGCTCCCAGATTGGTGTGTTTCACCAGCTCATGGGGAGAGATGGCTGCAACATTTTGTTTGCTGGTGATGCCATTGATGTGTTTTCATACACGCTGGTGAGTACACCTCTTTGCAGATGATTCGTTTTTGAGTTAGCTGCAGGCCTAAGTCTTCAACCTGTTATTGCTGTGGGACTGATTAACTGTGACATTTCTTGCTACTTTAAGTTTTGGGAAAATGTAAcatgaaataatgttttaaaacaataagaGCCTTCAAAATTGAAAAATATAGAACATGTATCAATACAACAATCTTCATAGAAACATCTGTAGCCCATGTCATGTGTCTTAAATCACTAATGAATACTCACACATGTTTTCATCAATGTGAAGAAATtgtagaaaaaatatttttaatataaagCACAAAGTTCTGTTCCctgtaaaactttttttcaaaataaatgtattaaatgtctCTTACTTAGATCTCATTTCAACATCAATATGCTGTTGACGGTAACATTTCCATTTCTTCacaacatttttgtttgaataaCATTTCCTGTTCTTTGGGAAATATAACCTCCTACACTTAAAGCCATCATGGGGTTATTAATATGCCCAATCCAAAACCTGTAAACCTGAAGGAGGGCTGGAGATCaacactgaagacacatttCTTCAGTGTTTTAGATATAATTCATATGTTTGCTTTAATGTATCCAGTGTTCATAACAAGCAATGCtaaatttgaattttaaaaaagcaaagctTATCTAGGGCAGGGGTTTAAATAGAAATAGTCACAGTTTGTCAGCCTCTGCTGGTGACCTTTAGCAACTACAACTACAATCAGCAttatttttcatcttcatgTTGAGGCTTGTTGAGACTGAAGCAATCCAACAGGATTTACAAACAATGCAGGCAAGATAAGAACGTTTCTATCAGACATTTCTACACCTGGCTTATTGTTAGGTGAATTCATATAGTTCTCAAAAAGCTCTTTTAGGACTCTAAACATcagtaaagatgtttttatgatCTAATTTTGTAAcctattttgtttctttataagCTTTACAGTATAAACTACCCCAGCCTGCATGATAACAACATCTTGCGGAGGGTCCTGGTGACTGAGGTGTTGTACTGGGCAGAGAACCTGAGGAGAAGATGGATAGAGGAGAAGACTGGGGAGAGGGATGATTGTTATACACAGTGCCAGGCTGAAGGAGGGGACCAATGTCCTGGATCTTCAGAGCAGGACATGGAGATGCAGGAGAAGCAGACGGGTGAACACAACTTTTTTTAGGGTGTTCTAGGTTGTCTTTCTAATGAATTATTCTCATGATAATGTAACGTTATCTTTGCCTTTGTAGCAAATGAAGTGCTTACAGTAAGATTCTGTATCCCACAGCACATGGAGCAGAGATGA from Labrus bergylta chromosome 6, fLabBer1.1, whole genome shotgun sequence includes:
- the henmt1 gene encoding small RNA 2'-O-methyltransferase codes for the protein MEPMFSPPLHRQRHQFVIDFVKRNKSKKVVDLGCSECSLLRKLKFHREVELLVGVDIDGAKVKKRMHDLVPISTDYLQPTYDQLCIELYQGSVTQSDSRLRGFDLVTSIELIEHLTLPDVEYFSEVVFGYMTPVAVIVSTPNSEFNPLLPGLKGFRHTDHKFEWTRAEFQSWALKVSLKYGYEVEFTGVGEAPTGHDERVGFCSQIGVFHQLMGRDGCNILFAGDAIDVFSYTLLYSINYPSLHDNNILRRVLVTEVLYWAENLRRRWIEEKTGERDDCYTQCQAEGGDQCPGSSEQDMEMQEKQTAHGAEMNHLMEHRGRALLEYQAGEGDEEFWTKGKGKQESSTLQRSVSVPLAVLWTSCPKVGALSGSLSNLRRLLMDGPEVKLSQDGSALLVNLQEQDLEEEEEEEEDQNDLEDSGYAGVSQCFHSAEQEEDWETNV